From the Hevea brasiliensis isolate MT/VB/25A 57/8 chromosome 15, ASM3005281v1, whole genome shotgun sequence genome, one window contains:
- the LOC110673184 gene encoding probable linoleate 9S-lipoxygenase 5: MLQKVMEVICCQPKTKAKCITEGRRKIKGKVVLMKKNVLDFDDIKASCLDRFRELFGKGISIQLISAVHRDPANDLLGKLGKVAHLEKWVTRITPITAGEIEFDINFDWDESLGVPGAFIIRNHHHSQFYLKTVTIEDVPGHGREHFVCNSWVYPTHRYKYDRVFFSNKTYLPCQTPDTLRKYREEELINLRGDGKGELKEWDRVYDYAYYNDLGSPDKGKEHGRPVLGGTKEYPYPRRGRTGRKPTKKDPNSESRLPLLSLNIYVPRDERFSHLKFSDFLAYALKSLVQVLVPEFKSLCDKTINEFDSFEDVLNLYEGSIRLPSAITTKKLRNCIPGEMFKELVRNDGERFLKFPKPDVIKEDKSAWRTDEEFGREMLAGVNPVIISRLREFPPTSKLDTREFGNHTSTITKEQIEENMNGLKVDQAIRSNRLFILDHHDALMPYLTKINSTTTKTYATRTVLLLQDDGTLKPLAIELSLPHPQGQRHGAVSKVFTPAEYGVEGSVWQLAKAYAAVNDSGYHQLISHWLNTHAVIEPFIIATNRQLSVLHPIYKLLQPHFRDTMNINALARQILINAGGVLENTVFPAKYAMELSAVVYKNWVFPEQALPADLLKRGVAVPDSRQSHGLRLLIEDYPYAVDGLEIWSAIKTWVEEYCAFYYPTNELVRNDNELQSWWTEIRNVGHGDKKDEPWWPEMQTQADLTQTCTIIIWIASALHAAVNFGQYPYAGYLPNRPTVSRRFMPEPGTPDYAELERDPDLAFLKTITAQLQTLLGVSLIEILSRHSTDEVYLGQRDITEWTSDPEPLAAFERFAKRLKEIEKKIIDMNNDEKWRNRLGPVKVPYTLLFPNTTDDSREGGLTGKGIPNSISI, from the exons ATGTTGCAAAAAGTAATGGAAGTGATCTGCTGCCAGCCTAAAACTAAAGCCAAATGCATAACAGAAGGGAGAAGGAAGATCAAAGGGAAAGTGGTGTTGATGAAGAAAAATGTTCTCGACTTCGATGACATTAAAGCTTCATGTCTTGATCGGTTTCGTGAGTTGTTTGGCAAAGGCATCTCCATACAGCTTATCAGTGCTGTCCATCGAGACCCAG CGAATGATCTGCTGGGGAAGCTTGGAAAGGTAGCACACTTGGAGAAATGGGTAACAAGAATTACCCCAATAACAGCCGGAGAGATTGAGTTCGATATTAACTTTGACTGGGATGAAAGCCTGGGGGTCCCTGGGGCTTTCATCATTAGAAATCATCATCATAGCCAGTTCTACCTCAAGACAGTCACCATAGAAGATGTTCCTGGGCATGGTAGGGAGCATTTTGTCTGTAATTCCTGGGTCTACCCGACCCATCGTTACAAGTATGATCGAGTATTCTTCTCAAACAAG ACCTACCTTCCATGCCAGACACCTGATACTTTACGCAAATATAGAGAAGAAGAACTCATAAATCTGCGTGGAGATGGAAAAGGGGAGTTAAAGGAATGGGATAGAGTGTATGACTACGCTTACTACAATGATTTGGGAAGTCCGGACAAGGGTAAAGAACATGGACGCCCTGTTCTTGGTGGAACAAAAGAGTATCCATATCCTCGAAGAGGAAGAACCGGACGGAAACCAACAAAAAAAG ACCCCAATTCTGAAAGCAGATTGCCGCTTCTGAGTCTAAATATATATGTTCCAAGAGATGAACGTTTTTCTCACCTGAAGTTTTCAGACTTTCTTGCCTATGCTCTGAAATCCTTGGTTCAAGTTTTAGTCCCCGAGTTCAAATCTTTATGTGACAAGACTATAAACGAGTTTGATTCCTTTGAAGATGTTCTTAATCTCTATGAAGGGAGCATTAGACTTCCAAGTGCGATCACGACCAAAAAATTAAGGAATTGCATCCCAGGGGAGATGTTCAAGGAACTCGTGCGTAACGATGGTGAACGATTCCTCAAATTCCCAAAGCCTGACGTGATCAAAG AGGATAAGTCTGCTTGGAGGACAGATGAAGAGTTTGGACGAGAAATGCTTGCTGGAGTCAACCCAGTCATCATCAGTCGCCTTCGA GAGTTTCCTCCTACCAGCAAGCTAGACACTAGAGAATTTGGGAACCATACCAGTACAATAACAAAAGAGCAAATAGAAGAGAACATGAATGGGCTCAAAGTAGATCAA GCAATCAGAAGTAACAGACTGTTTATATTAGATCATCATGATGCATTGATGCCATACTTGACAAAAATAAACTCAACAACCACAAAGACTTATGCTACGAGAACAGTCCTTTTACTACAAGATGATGGGACATTGAAGCCATTGGCTATTGAATTAAGTCTCCCACATCCGCAAGGGCAACGTCATGGTGCTGTCAGCAAAGTTTTCACTCCAGCAGAATACGGCGTTGAGGGCTCAGTGTGGCAGCTGGCCAAGGCTTATGCCGCTGTAAATGATTCTGGATACCATCAGCTCATTAGCCACTG GTTAAACACCCATGCTGTGATAGAGCCATTCATAATTGCTACAAACAGACAGTTGAGTGTTCTTCATCCGATATATAAACTTCTGCAACCCCACTTCCGTGATACAATGAACATAAATGCCTTAGCTAGGCAGATTCTGATCAATGCTGGAGGGGTACTCGAGAATACTGTCTTCCCAGCCAAATATGCCATGGAACTGTCTGCTGTTGTTTACAAGAATTGGGTTTTCCCTGAGCAGGCACTCCCTGCTGATCTGCTCAAGAG AGGAGTAGCAGTTCCAGATTCAAGGCAGTCGCATGGTCTCAGACTTCTGATAGAAGATTACCCTTATGCTGTTGATGGTTTAGAAATCTGGTCTGCAATCAAAACTTGGGTTGAGGAATATTGTGCTTTCTACTACCCAACAAATGAACTTGTTCGAAATGATAATGAACTGCAATCATGGTGGACAGAGATTCGCAATGTTGGCCATGGTGACAAGAAAGATGAACCATGGTGGCCTGAAATGCAGACACAAGCTGATCTTACACAAACATGCACTATTATCATATGGATAGCTTCAGCCCTCCATGCAGCTGTCAATTTTGGGCAATATCCTTATGCTGGCTACCTCCCTAACCGTCCAACAGTAAGTCGCCGTTTCATGCCTGAGCCAGGCACCCCTGATTATGCAGAACTGGAGAGAGATCCAGACCTTGCCTTCCTGAAAACAATCACAGCCCAGCTACAAACCCTCCTTGGTGTATCCCTCATTGAGATTTTATCAAGGCATTCAACTGATGAGGTCTACCTTGGGCAGAGAGATATTACTGAATGGACTTCAGATCCTGAACCACTAGCAGCATTTGAAAGATTTGCAAAAAGGCTGaaagaaattgaaaagaaaattatagATATGAACAACGACGAGAAATGGAGGAATAGACTTGGGCCTGTCAAGGTGCCTTATACCTTGCTTTTCCCTAACACCACAGATGACTCTAGAGAGGGTGGACTTACTGGCAAGGGAATTCCCAACAGTATCTCTATATAA
- the LOC110673183 gene encoding vacuole membrane protein KMS1 gives MVMGSGKGATSSSQNMDISIPDLHERYQQELENLTLTTQPFKTMKFFILAMIQYFKQLVIYLLAKGGWLMLLSTVVVSLGILLLTIDGPHEKHIEELSHYLRFGLWWIALGVASSIGLGSGLHTFVLYLGPHIALFTIKAMQCGRVDLKNAVYDTIQLKRGPSWLDKDCHEFGDPVFPTSHGLRVPLSSILPQVQVEAVLWGLGTAFGELPPYFISRAARISGGKLDAMEELNASSSEDNGIMATYLNTIKCWLLSHSQHLNFFTILILASVPNPLFDLAGIMCGQFGISFWKFFLATLIGKAIVKTHIQTIFIISVCNNQLLDWIENELIWVLSFVPGLDSVLPSVIAKLHSVKEKYMAPAPPLPSNNKVKKWDFSFAAVWNTIVWLMLVNFFFKIVTATAQEYLKKQQEKELAELTNNVSSSTHSD, from the exons ATGGTAATGGGTTCCGGCAAAGGAGCAACCTCTTCTTCTCAAAATATGGATATATCAATCCCAG ATCTTCATGAGAGGTATCAACAGGAGCTTGAAAATCTGACACTGACGACACAGCCTTTCAAAACGATGAAATTTTTCATTCTGGCTATGATTCAGTATTTTAAGCAGTTGGTGATTTACCTTTTGGCAAAAGGTGGTTGGTTAATGCTTTTAAGCACTGTGGTGGTCTCACTTGGAATTCTCCTTCTGACCATTGATGGCCCTCATGAAAAG CATATTGAGGAACTTTCTCATTATTTGCGGTTTGGATTGTGGTGGATTGCCCTTGGTGTTGCATCCTCAATTGGtcttg GATCTGGTTTGCACACATTTGTCCTCTATCTGGGTCCACATATTGCCTTGTTCACAATAAAAGCAATGCAGTGTGGCCGAGTTGATCTAAAAAATGCCGTGTATGATACAATACAGCTGAAAAGAGGTCCTTCATGGCTTGATAAAGATTGCCATGAATTTGGAGACCCGGTGTTTCCAACATCTCATGGGTTGCGGGTTCCACTTAGTAGCATATTGCCACAGGTCCAGGTAGAAGCTGTTTTATGGGGATTGGGGACAGCATTTGGAGAGCTTCCTCCTTATTTTATCTCAAGAGCAG CACGTATATCAGGTGGTAAATTGGATGCCATGGAAGAATTGAATGCTTCCTCATCCGAAGATAATGGAATCATGGCTACTTACCTCAATACAATCAAATGCTGGCTTCTGTCTCATTCTCAACATTTGAACTTCTTCACAATTTTAATACTTGCTTCG gTGCCAAATCCCTTATTCGACCTCGCTGGCATTATGTGTGGACAGTTTGGGATTTCATTTTGGAAGTTTTTCCTTGCAACATTGATTGGGAAAGcaattgtgaaaactcatatacaG acaatttttattatatcTGTCTGTAACAATCAACTCCTTGACTGGATAGAGAATGAGTTGATCTGGGTACTCAGCTTTGTGCCCGGTTTGGATTCTGTCCTGCCCAGCGTCATAGCCAAACTGCATTCAGTTAAAGAAAAATATATGGCACCTGCACCACCCCTACCCTCAAATAACAAG GTGAAAAAATGGGATTTCTCTTTTGCTGCAGTGTGGAACACCATTGTGTGGCTCATGCTCGTGAACTTCTTTTTCAAGATTGTGACTGCAACTGCACAGGAGTATTTGAAAAAGCAGCAGGAGAAGGAGCTAGCTGAATTGACAAATAATGTGTCTTCTTCAACACATTCAGATTAG